In Gammaproteobacteria bacterium, one DNA window encodes the following:
- a CDS encoding 50S ribosome-binding GTPase yields the protein MKAPLPSVDPLRLLVFILMLLPLLALLGLGVLWLWQSGNLQYWLVALVVCGGLGYGLQVWLVRRERQLLRDSATEPNPEWPPSAEKVWREVEALAQTCSPEDWPIEEGDWVLALGQKTMETVAHCYYPDVEKPLLELTIPHTLLIIERASRDLRQDVAEKIPFSNRLTIGDLFRLQRWKEKAERVFNIYRAGSLLINPVNALLSEAWRHLRARSFDQARDELHRWFLRAYVCKVGYYAIDLYSGRLPLVEEESVTAPTPVSQADLGQAEQVTKAIVEPLRILVLGRTNSGKSSLINALFGVVTTPADVLPDTTQALTPFALSREGLTQALIFDSPGCDSALFDRQRMLAAAENADLILWVTPANRPDRQNERDCLDTLRTAQAARTDRRAPPLLIAASFIDRLRPVNEWRPPYNLTDSLNSKAVNINAAVRAIAADLAVPIEQVIPVCLLAGKVYNVDDTLWAAILNHQDEALRVRLMRCLNARKRAEDWVLLRRQMAGAGRFLRDLPEILGKRTGSNTE from the coding sequence ATGAAAGCGCCGCTACCGTCCGTCGATCCGCTGCGGCTGCTGGTATTCATCCTGATGCTGCTGCCGTTGCTGGCATTGCTCGGATTGGGCGTGTTGTGGTTGTGGCAGAGCGGTAATTTGCAGTATTGGCTCGTTGCTCTGGTGGTGTGCGGTGGTCTGGGATACGGCTTGCAGGTTTGGCTGGTACGGCGGGAACGGCAATTGCTCAGGGATTCGGCCACCGAACCCAATCCGGAATGGCCGCCCAGCGCAGAAAAAGTGTGGCGGGAGGTGGAAGCGCTGGCGCAGACGTGCAGCCCGGAAGATTGGCCGATCGAAGAGGGTGATTGGGTGCTGGCGCTGGGGCAGAAAACGATGGAAACGGTCGCGCATTGTTATTACCCGGATGTCGAGAAACCGCTGCTGGAACTCACCATACCGCATACCTTGCTGATTATCGAACGGGCGAGCCGCGACTTGCGCCAGGATGTCGCGGAAAAAATACCGTTCAGCAACCGCCTGACCATCGGCGACTTGTTCCGCCTGCAACGCTGGAAAGAAAAAGCCGAACGAGTGTTCAATATTTACCGCGCCGGCAGCTTGCTGATCAATCCGGTCAATGCGCTGCTGAGTGAAGCTTGGCGGCATTTGCGTGCGCGTAGCTTTGACCAGGCCAGGGACGAGTTACACCGCTGGTTTTTGCGCGCTTATGTGTGCAAGGTTGGTTACTACGCGATCGATTTGTATAGCGGCCGCCTGCCGCTGGTCGAGGAAGAATCCGTCACCGCGCCGACGCCGGTGTCGCAGGCGGATCTCGGGCAAGCCGAACAGGTAACGAAAGCAATTGTCGAACCGTTGCGCATTTTGGTGCTGGGACGGACGAATTCGGGCAAGTCCAGTTTGATCAATGCGTTGTTCGGTGTGGTTACCACACCGGCCGACGTGTTGCCGGACACGACGCAGGCGCTGACGCCGTTTGCTTTGTCGCGCGAAGGGTTAACGCAAGCGCTGATTTTCGATAGTCCAGGCTGTGACAGTGCGTTGTTCGATCGTCAACGCATGCTGGCGGCGGCGGAAAACGCCGATTTGATTTTGTGGGTGACTCCGGCTAACCGGCCAGACCGGCAAAACGAACGCGATTGCCTGGATACGTTGCGTACCGCTCAGGCTGCGCGTACCGACCGGCGAGCGCCGCCGTTGCTGATAGCGGCGAGTTTTATCGACCGCTTGCGGCCCGTCAACGAATGGCGGCCGCCGTACAATCTGACCGATTCGCTGAATAGTAAGGCGGTCAATATCAATGCTGCGGTGCGCGCGATTGCCGCCGATCTGGCTGTGCCGATTGAGCAAGTGATTCCGGTCTGCCTGCTTGCGGGCAAGGTTTACAACGTCGACGATACCTTGTGGGCGGCGATCCTGAACCATCAGGACGAAGCATTGCGCGTGCGTTTGATGCGCTGCCTGAATGCCCGGAAACGCGCCGAGGATTGGGTGCTGTTGCGGCGCCAGATGGCTGGAGCTGGGCGGTTTTTGCGCGATTTGCCGGAAATATTGGGGAAACGTACTGGAAGTAATACAGAGTGA
- a CDS encoding sel1 repeat family protein has translation MIKSLCIILCTTFFLPNAFASVTAPANATLNDDLDLKTAQALLASGDYGNAFDRYHTAAVNGRHPLAQFTLALFYQNGWGRAADRESACEWFEQAAQNNVPAAQHMTGLCFEEGVHRPVDPAAAAQWFQKAAQAGHLNSYCHLGNLLMTGNGVARNPAQALELCRPAALQGSVPAQIWMGKFYLYGDPSVRNPQEAYQWFLAAAQKQSAEAFYHLGMMLAQGLISGHDATQTRQLFEQAAALKYAPAYFQAGKHFFAAQPDAATNRLAAEHLAKAYLWISAAIQRSEDTEEILAAQLIRQQILAIMPKTWLAELDRKIAQHLQRN, from the coding sequence ATGATCAAATCTCTTTGCATAATTCTCTGCACTACATTCTTTCTTCCCAATGCCTTCGCAAGCGTCACAGCACCTGCAAACGCAACGCTCAATGACGATCTGGACTTAAAAACCGCGCAAGCACTGCTGGCGTCCGGCGATTACGGCAACGCTTTCGACCGGTATCACACCGCCGCCGTGAATGGCCGTCATCCGCTGGCGCAATTTACTTTGGCGCTGTTTTACCAGAATGGCTGGGGGCGCGCAGCCGACCGCGAGTCCGCCTGTGAGTGGTTCGAGCAAGCGGCGCAAAACAACGTTCCGGCGGCGCAACACATGACCGGCCTGTGTTTCGAGGAAGGCGTACACCGCCCGGTCGATCCCGCAGCGGCCGCTCAATGGTTTCAGAAAGCCGCGCAAGCTGGACATTTGAATTCGTACTGCCATCTCGGCAATTTGCTGATGACCGGAAACGGCGTGGCCAGAAACCCGGCTCAGGCGCTCGAGCTCTGCCGTCCCGCAGCATTGCAAGGATCGGTACCGGCGCAAATCTGGATGGGCAAGTTTTATCTGTACGGCGACCCCAGCGTGCGCAATCCTCAAGAAGCTTACCAGTGGTTCCTGGCAGCGGCGCAAAAACAGTCCGCGGAAGCGTTCTATCATTTAGGCATGATGCTGGCGCAAGGTTTGATCAGCGGGCATGATGCGACACAGACTCGGCAACTTTTCGAGCAAGCCGCCGCGCTCAAATACGCTCCGGCCTATTTCCAAGCAGGCAAACATTTTTTTGCCGCGCAACCTGATGCAGCAACCAATCGGCTCGCGGCGGAGCATCTGGCCAAAGCGTATCTGTGGATTTCCGCCGCAATACAAAGATCCGAAGATACGGAAGAGATTCTTGCCGCCCAATTAATCCGGCAACAAATACTCGCCATCATGCCAAAAACATGGTTGGCCGAACTCGACCGGAAAATTGCCCAGCATTTACAGCGAAATTGA
- a CDS encoding phage tail protein: MDPFVGEISYVAFNYAPEGWLQCDGQVLPINQYNALFSLIGNTYGGNGSTTFALPDMRGRVPVHRGQHPGGSMFTLGQTGGAENTALTVNNLPAHNHTATATSVSTSAVAPGASATSTLKAVNSDADQKNAGGNSLANAKGLNSNYSAAAPNVNMNAASIETTLSGLGITTTTNTNVSIGSTGNSQPFSIMPPYTVVNCIIAWQGIYPPRP; this comes from the coding sequence ATGGACCCGTTCGTCGGGGAAATCAGTTACGTGGCGTTTAATTATGCGCCCGAAGGGTGGTTGCAATGCGACGGGCAAGTATTACCCATCAATCAGTACAATGCGCTTTTTTCCTTGATCGGCAACACTTACGGCGGTAACGGCAGCACAACTTTCGCACTGCCCGATATGCGCGGCAGGGTGCCGGTGCACCGCGGGCAGCATCCGGGCGGCTCGATGTTTACGTTGGGGCAGACCGGCGGCGCGGAAAACACCGCGTTAACCGTCAACAATCTGCCCGCGCATAACCACACAGCTACCGCCACCTCGGTATCCACATCAGCGGTCGCGCCGGGCGCCAGCGCCACGTCGACGTTGAAAGCGGTAAACAGCGACGCCGACCAGAAAAACGCCGGCGGTAATTCGCTGGCCAACGCCAAAGGATTAAATTCGAATTACTCCGCCGCCGCGCCGAATGTCAACATGAACGCGGCTTCGATCGAAACCACGCTGAGCGGACTCGGCATCACCACCACAACCAATACCAACGTCAGTATCGGTTCAACCGGCAATTCCCAGCCATTCTCGATCATGCCGCCGTATACCGTGGTGAACTGCATCATCGCGTGGCAAGGTATTTATCCGCCACGGCCGTAA
- a CDS encoding DUF3750 domain-containing protein, producing MKRVFIVGGLLLILGVTVMIVMPDRARAQNWWSASREPAGLAPDPGTTPEAIVQVYGARAFSWRGYFAIHTWIAVKPAAAQSYTIYEVIGWLQRRNLPVLAIYDNVPDRRWYGNMPEILLEKRGAEADALIEKIDEAARKYPYAKDYTIWPGPNSNTFTAWVSRSVPELQLDLPPTAIGKDYLGYRLVSQAPSGSGLQISLFGLMGMLVSAVEGIEFNLLGLSFGVDWDPPALKLPLVGRKELDFLSQPVVEN from the coding sequence ATGAAGCGTGTTTTTATCGTGGGTGGACTGTTACTGATTCTGGGAGTGACTGTGATGATCGTTATGCCGGACCGGGCGCGGGCGCAGAACTGGTGGAGTGCGAGCCGCGAACCGGCCGGTTTGGCGCCCGATCCTGGCACAACACCCGAGGCGATCGTGCAAGTCTACGGCGCGCGCGCCTTCAGCTGGCGCGGTTATTTTGCCATTCACACCTGGATCGCGGTGAAACCGGCCGCGGCGCAGTCGTATACGATTTATGAAGTGATCGGCTGGTTGCAGCGCCGCAATCTGCCGGTGCTGGCGATTTATGACAATGTGCCGGACCGGCGCTGGTACGGTAACATGCCGGAGATACTGCTGGAGAAACGCGGCGCGGAAGCGGATGCGCTCATTGAGAAAATAGACGAAGCCGCGCGTAAATATCCCTACGCAAAAGATTACACGATCTGGCCGGGACCGAATTCCAATACGTTCACGGCTTGGGTTTCCCGCTCCGTTCCCGAACTGCAACTGGATTTGCCGCCGACTGCCATCGGCAAGGATTATCTGGGTTACCGGCTGGTTTCGCAGGCACCGAGCGGCAGCGGTTTGCAGATTTCCTTATTTGGCCTGATGGGGATGCTGGTCAGCGCGGTGGAGGGTATCGAATTCAACCTGCTGGGATTGTCGTTCGGCGTCGATTGGGATCCGCCCGCGCTCAAATTGCCGCTGGTTGGACGCAAGGAGCTGGATTTTCTGTCGCAACCCGTGGTTGAGAATTGA
- a CDS encoding DUF697 domain-containing protein, which translates to MNLNDQKNWTGYWEQLRTALLEPKVDPALLEASLREARAKMPVPVLWLLGKTQSGKTSIIRALTGSAAAEIGNGFQPCTRSARFYDFPAEAPLVRFLDTRGLGEVAYDPADDMHYCEAQAHLLVAVMKAADVQQAAVFDALHAIRKRHPEWPLLLVQTGLHELYPHGGGHIQPWPYADDPLPEAVPSDVRRAIAAQRAALGTLPGFSPVRWVAVDLTLPEDGFDPPDYGLEALWQAIESLTSLGLQHQLSGDEAVQDLFARAAHQHIAGYAIAAAGLGALPVVDWVAVSAVQAKLLHSLALLYGQNWDRNTITEFLGLAGVGIATGYLARLLSRTAAKMIPVWGQTIGAIWGASSSGATTYALGKAAIYFFARRKDGLNVDADTLRQIYAQELERGALFLKDRLRGKSA; encoded by the coding sequence ATGAATCTAAACGATCAAAAAAACTGGACCGGGTACTGGGAGCAACTGCGTACGGCATTGCTCGAACCCAAAGTCGATCCGGCGCTGCTGGAAGCATCGTTGCGCGAAGCACGCGCGAAGATGCCGGTGCCGGTGTTGTGGCTGCTGGGCAAAACGCAATCCGGCAAGACCTCGATCATCCGGGCGTTGACCGGCAGCGCTGCGGCGGAGATCGGCAACGGTTTTCAGCCGTGCACGCGCAGCGCGCGGTTTTATGATTTTCCGGCGGAAGCGCCGTTGGTGCGGTTTCTCGATACGCGTGGTTTGGGCGAGGTGGCCTACGATCCGGCCGACGATATGCATTACTGCGAGGCGCAGGCGCATTTGCTGGTGGCGGTGATGAAGGCGGCGGATGTTCAGCAGGCCGCGGTGTTCGATGCATTGCATGCGATCCGCAAGCGCCATCCGGAATGGCCGCTGCTGCTGGTGCAAACCGGTTTGCACGAACTCTATCCGCATGGCGGCGGACATATCCAGCCGTGGCCGTATGCGGACGATCCGCTGCCGGAGGCGGTGCCGTCCGATGTGCGCCGTGCCATTGCGGCGCAGCGCGCTGCGCTGGGAACATTGCCCGGCTTTTCACCGGTGCGCTGGGTGGCGGTCGATTTGACCTTGCCCGAGGACGGTTTCGACCCGCCGGATTATGGTCTGGAAGCATTGTGGCAGGCGATCGAGTCGCTTACGTCGCTGGGCTTACAGCATCAGTTGAGCGGCGATGAAGCCGTGCAAGATTTGTTTGCGCGCGCCGCGCATCAGCATATTGCCGGTTATGCCATTGCGGCGGCGGGATTGGGTGCCTTGCCGGTGGTCGATTGGGTCGCGGTATCGGCGGTGCAGGCGAAATTGCTGCACAGTCTGGCGCTGCTTTACGGTCAAAATTGGGATAGGAACACGATCACCGAGTTTCTCGGTCTGGCGGGTGTCGGAATTGCCACGGGCTATTTAGCCCGGCTGCTGAGCCGCACTGCCGCGAAGATGATTCCGGTTTGGGGACAGACTATCGGTGCGATTTGGGGGGCGAGTTCCAGCGGTGCGACTACGTACGCATTGGGCAAGGCGGCGATTTATTTTTTTGCGCGGCGCAAGGACGGTTTGAACGTGGATGCGGATACCCTGCGGCAGATTTATGCGCAAGAATTGGAGCGCGGCGCGTTGTTCCTGAAAGACCGCTTGCGGGGTAAATCCGCATGA